The genomic interval CGTTAGTGGAACAACTTCCCATCTATCTGATAAAGATCCATGTATCTCCAAATACAATCCTAGAGCAAGCCCTATGGAATCAAAGCCTGGACCCAGATTTGCTGTACTTGCTGGTACACGGATTAAAAACATTTCGGACTCTTGACTCATACTTGTTTCACACCTTCAAGATGTTCTAAGATGACTTTTTCATCCATTGGCAGTAATGTTGGTGTAATTGTGCTTGTATCCACCGCTACATTCGGATCTTTTAAACCGTTTCCTGTCAACACAGCAACGATTTTACTGCCTTTTTTAATTTCACCGCTTTTTAGTTGTTTAATGATTCCTGCGATACTTGCACAAGAAGCAGGTTCAGCAAATACCCCTTCACTTCTTGCTAGCAATACATATGCTTCTAAAATTTCTTCATCTGTTACTTCATCAATTTTTCCGTTAGATTCTTTCGCCGCTTCAACAGCAAATTTCCAGCTTGCTGGATTTCCGATACGAATCGCTGTCGCTACTGTTTCAGGATTTTCAAACACACGGTCGTGAACAATCGCAGCTGCCCCCGCCGCTTCAAATCCTCTCATTTCTGGAAGACCTGTTTGCTTATGATCATTGTATTCTTTAAACCCTTTCCAATACGCAGTAATATTTCCTGCATTTCCAACTGGAAGAGCTAAAATATCTGGTGCTGCCCCTAACACATCACAAATTTCAAATGCTGCTGTTTTTTGTCCTTCAATACGATAAGGGTTTACAGAGTTTACAAGCGCAATTGGAGATGTCTCACTAATGTTACGAACAATTTGAAGTGCCTGATCGAAGTTTCCTTCAATCGATACAATTTCTGCACCGTACATAACCGCTTGAGCTAGTTTCCCCATTGCAATTTTTCCTTCCGGAATCACGACGATACAGCGAATATTAGCGCGAGCTGCATAAGCGGCTGCGGCTGCTGATGTATTCCCTGTAGATGCACAAATAATTGTATCTGCACCTTCTTCAATCGCTTTCGCCACAGCAAATACCATTCCACGGTCCTTAAATGATCCTGTCGGGTTTAATCCTTCATATTTTACATATAGTTCAACCCCGAACTGTTCAGATAAATTGTTGCATTTAATTAATGGTGTATTTCCTTCTAATAACGATAATGCAGGGGTATTTTCCGTTACAGGTAAAAACTCTTTATATTCCTTGATTAAACCTTGCCAGCTCATTTCGTATTCTCTCCTTCAACACGGTACGTACTTTTAATTTCTTTAACCATCTCATAGTCATTTAACTTTTGCTGAATTTGTTCAAATGCTGCCATAGAAGCCGTATGTGTAACTAACACAATTTCAGACGCACCTTTATCATCAATTGGCAGCTGAAGAATTTTATCAAATCCAACACCATACTCAGCAAATAGATTTGTAATCCTTGCAAGCACACCTACTTCATCTTTTACATGCAAGCGAATAAAGAATTTAGCTTGAATTTCCTCTGGTCCTTTTAATGCCTTTGGATATTGAGGCGCAATAGCACTGCGACCATTAACACCGAGTCTCATATTCTTCAAAGCAACGACTAAGTCCGAGACAACAGCTGTTGCGGTTGGCAAGCTACCTGCTCCTGGGCCATAGAACATTGTCTCTCCTACTGCTTCTCCGTATACATATACTGCATTATATTCATTATTAACAGAAGCTAGCGGATGCGCTTCAGGTAATAGTGAAGGTTGGACACTCACTTCGACTTTATTGTCTGATCTTGATGCAACACCAATCAACTTCATTGTATAGCCAAGCTTTTTGCTATATGCTAAATCTTCCTCAGAAATCTTTGTGATTCCTTCAACAGATACATCTTCTAAACCGACGTTCATCGAAAAACCTAGCGTTGCTAGAATTGCCATTTTACGTGCTGCATCTAACCCTTCTACATCCGCTGTCGGATCAGACTCAGCAAAACCAAGCTCTTGAGCTTCTTTTAATACATCTTCATAGGCGCTGCCGTCTTTACTCATTTTCGTTAAAATAAAGTTTGTAGTACCGTTCACAATCCCCATCATTTTTGTAATGCGATCTGAGGATAATCCATCCACAAGTCCACGTAGAATTGGAATTCCACCAGCTACACTTGCCTCATAAAATAAATCGCAGCCATTTTCAGTCGCAACCGCTAATAATTCAGGACCATATAAAGCCATTAAATCTTTATTTGCCGTAATAACTTGTTTTTTATTTTTTAATGCTTGTAATAAGTATTCACGCGTTTCTTCAATACCACCCATTACTTCGATGACTACATCAATTTCTGGGTTATAAATAACATCTTCTGGGTTATCTGTTAGCATATTACGATCGATATGAACCGCACGCTCTTTCGTCAAATCATTCACTAAAATTTTCTTTATTTGAATAGAGCATCCAATTTGATGCATTAATTTGTCTTGATGACTTTCAATAATTTGGACAACTCCTGAACCTACCGTACCTAATCCTAATAAACCGATTGAGATAGCTTTCATTTCGGTTCCCCCTAACCACTGTTTATCTGAAGAAAACATTTGTATTTTTATAGTAGACATTATATGATTTTTATTCATAATTATCAATAGTTAGAAAATACAGATTTGCATACAATTTGTTTCAATCCCTTGTTAGAGTAAGCTTCAAAAAAATATATCTTTTTTTCGAACAATAGAAGAATATGCATAAAAGAATCGTTTCCTTTTGCCTATGACTTCTTAATCTCTTATAAGGTTTCTATTGTATCCATAATAATATGAGGGTGCTTACTTGGATTTAGCCAATTTAATAAGCGTAAAACATTTTTCTCTGATGTTGCTACACAGCCTGCTGTAACTCCATTTTCCCCTCGCCAAATATGAAGAAAGATTGCACTCCCTTTTCCTTTCACAATAGGGTTAACATTGTAATTAATAACAACCCCGTATTTATATAACGAGTGATTCATTCTTTCAAAAGACTTCCACTTCTTAGTCGGGACGCCTTTATATGTAATCCATTTGTTATAATCCCTGGATGTGACATCATCAACCCAATAATCATACTTCGTTGTTTTTTTATAAGTTAGCTTCATTCCCGATGGCTTTACTTCGTTGCCAAATGCTGTTCCAAATGAATACATTCCAATTGGTGATTTACCATCGCCTTCTTTTTTATTCGTAGTAAAGCCTTTTTTTCCTACTATGCCCTTCATTTCGGTTAATGCCCTGCGCCATTCTCCTTTTCGTTGCTCAAACGCTTGAATGGTTACCTTCGTGGACTGAAGTTTTGGGCCAACTGCTGAAACAACTTGCTTTACATCTGGTTTAGCATCCGCTTGCACAAGTACCGCTCGTTCCTTAGCATTAAATACTTCACGCGCATCTTCTATCGCTAGGTAAACTACTTTTTTACTATAACAAATAGAATACCAGTCCCAGCTGCGTTTCATAACCGTAAGCTTCTTATTCTTCGGATAAGTTTTAACCGTTTTACTTGTATGACTTGCCTTCGCCTTTAGCTCAGCATTCGTCTTTAACACTATCGAAAATTGCGGTTCTATACATTGATTGGAAGAGGCAGCTTGAGTCGGAACCACTATCATATGTAAAGTAAACAAGCAGATAAGAACAGCAGCTACAAATTGTTTCATCTATCCACATCCCTTCAACTTTTTTAATTGTAGTACTATTCTAAAAATTCCTCTTCCTATCATAACATAGGAATACAAGGAGAAATCATTTTACACAAGGTTTTTTTGCGGCAAAGGAGCAGCTAATCAAACGATTCTATCTAAACAGGGAGAAGCCGATGAGCGATAAGAAAAGCTCTAGATACCTAACCGTTCTTGTTGCCTCTCGAAACGATTAACGCTGATCTAGAGCAGATGATGAACCCTCAGCAAAAATGAGTCAAAATCAACAACGTTATTGAACAGAATCTAAAAAAATGAATTCAACTAACTTCTCTCAATTGAGGATACTTTACAGCCAGCCTACTTCCGGTAACTGCATGTATTGTGCTGGAATTTCAGCCAGTTCATAAAAATGCTTTAAAAAATGCTCGTACTGCTGAGAAGATTTTGTAATGAGTGAAAGGGTGTCTTCTAATTCATTCGCTCTAGACTCTGTTGGGCTTGTAAAGTACTCTTCAACCGTTTCGTAATAATGAATCGGAAAAAGCATTCTAGCGTACAATAAACGGGCTGAGAAGCTGGATAAATGCTCTACGCTTTGATAGTCCTGAAAGAACTGCGTAAGTCCACGTTGGTATGTATGGATATTACGCCGATAATAATCTCTTGCCCATTCTGCCAAATCTCTTGTGGCATGATCAAATACCCAATCAAACGGATTTTTCATCCATCTCTCGTCGTTCCATGTGCTTTGTGTAAAGCGTTCATAACAAATTGTCCCGCTGTCAACCGCATCTGGGTAATCGTCTATTTCTGTGTCGACTAAATATTGGACCGCATTTTCTCCTAACACCATATAATAAGGAAAAGTTTCAATAAATAACTGCTCAAACGCATTGTTTGGATGTGCTTGCAATTTATCGCTCCAAATTCTTTCTAATTGATCGATTCTAGCTTCCCATAACTGTTTCCATTGGCCAATTCGCGCACATTTTGTAATTTTCTCATCGATACTACGTCCTTGTGCGTGAAAAATGCTTAATGCTCTCCCTGTCTTTTGATTTCGTCTTGGCTCAATTACTTCATTAGCAAGTAACACGAATAATTGATTGTCTGCCTCAGAAATATAGCTGCCGTGATTCGCCAAAATAAAAGCAGCGACAGATTGATCTCCTTGAATTCTTAAATGCTCCGACATTTTTTGCCTTTCCATAAGCTCATCTTGTTCAACTGTTTCAAGTGGAATAATGCTGTAAATGACATTACCTGAACGAAAGGAAGGGTAGCGACTATTCTTCTCTTCACGCTCAACAGAAATTCCATAATTTTGATAAATGATTTCTTCTATCATTCCAATCGCCGCCTTTACTAAAGTTTGAAAATCATCCAACCAAACTCGTACAATGCTTAAAAAATGAAGGGTAGGGTATCATAACCTGTTACTCAGGGATACATTATATATATGATACAAATTACAGTTTCTGAATAACATTTCTAAACCGCTAAGCATCATTCAAAATAATCGAAATGAGTGTGATTCTATGGCTAAATCAGAAGTATCACTAACGGAGCAAGTAGCACGAGAATGGCTCTTGAAACGCGGAGTTAAAATCGAAGATATCGCCAATCTTGTTATGTATTTACAAGCAGATTATCATGAGAATTTACAAATGGAAGATTGCATTTATAATGTAGAACGCGTTCTGTCTAAACGAGAAGTACAAAATGCCATCTTAACAGGCATTCAACTGGATTTACTAGCTGAAAAAAAACTATTAGAAGAGCCGCTGCAAACAATTATTGCAAAGGATGAAGGGTTATACGGAGTAGATGAGGTTCTTGCTTTCTCGATTGTTAATGTGTACGGCTCCATTGGGTT from Peribacillus asahii carries:
- the thrC gene encoding threonine synthase, yielding MSWQGLIKEYKEFLPVTENTPALSLLEGNTPLIKCNNLSEQFGVELYVKYEGLNPTGSFKDRGMVFAVAKAIEEGADTIICASTGNTSAAAAAYAARANIRCIVVIPEGKIAMGKLAQAVMYGAEIVSIEGNFDQALQIVRNISETSPIALVNSVNPYRIEGQKTAAFEICDVLGAAPDILALPVGNAGNITAYWKGFKEYNDHKQTGLPEMRGFEAAGAAAIVHDRVFENPETVATAIRIGNPASWKFAVEAAKESNGKIDEVTDEEILEAYVLLARSEGVFAEPASCASIAGIIKQLKSGEIKKGSKIVAVLTGNGLKDPNVAVDTSTITPTLLPMDEKVILEHLEGVKQV
- a CDS encoding homoserine dehydrogenase; translation: MKAISIGLLGLGTVGSGVVQIIESHQDKLMHQIGCSIQIKKILVNDLTKERAVHIDRNMLTDNPEDVIYNPEIDVVIEVMGGIEETREYLLQALKNKKQVITANKDLMALYGPELLAVATENGCDLFYEASVAGGIPILRGLVDGLSSDRITKMMGIVNGTTNFILTKMSKDGSAYEDVLKEAQELGFAESDPTADVEGLDAARKMAILATLGFSMNVGLEDVSVEGITKISEEDLAYSKKLGYTMKLIGVASRSDNKVEVSVQPSLLPEAHPLASVNNEYNAVYVYGEAVGETMFYGPGAGSLPTATAVVSDLVVALKNMRLGVNGRSAIAPQYPKALKGPEEIQAKFFIRLHVKDEVGVLARITNLFAEYGVGFDKILQLPIDDKGASEIVLVTHTASMAAFEQIQQKLNDYEMVKEIKSTYRVEGENTK
- a CDS encoding L,D-transpeptidase family protein, which encodes MKQFVAAVLICLFTLHMIVVPTQAASSNQCIEPQFSIVLKTNAELKAKASHTSKTVKTYPKNKKLTVMKRSWDWYSICYSKKVVYLAIEDAREVFNAKERAVLVQADAKPDVKQVVSAVGPKLQSTKVTIQAFEQRKGEWRRALTEMKGIVGKKGFTTNKKEGDGKSPIGMYSFGTAFGNEVKPSGMKLTYKKTTKYDYWVDDVTSRDYNKWITYKGVPTKKWKSFERMNHSLYKYGVVINYNVNPIVKGKGSAIFLHIWRGENGVTAGCVATSEKNVLRLLNWLNPSKHPHIIMDTIETL
- the yutH gene encoding spore coat putative kinase YutH; this encodes MIEEIIYQNYGISVEREEKNSRYPSFRSGNVIYSIIPLETVEQDELMERQKMSEHLRIQGDQSVAAFILANHGSYISEADNQLFVLLANEVIEPRRNQKTGRALSIFHAQGRSIDEKITKCARIGQWKQLWEARIDQLERIWSDKLQAHPNNAFEQLFIETFPYYMVLGENAVQYLVDTEIDDYPDAVDSGTICYERFTQSTWNDERWMKNPFDWVFDHATRDLAEWARDYYRRNIHTYQRGLTQFFQDYQSVEHLSSFSARLLYARMLFPIHYYETVEEYFTSPTESRANELEDTLSLITKSSQQYEHFLKHFYELAEIPAQYMQLPEVGWL
- a CDS encoding phosphatidylglycerophosphatase A family protein — encoded protein: MAKSEVSLTEQVAREWLLKRGVKIEDIANLVMYLQADYHENLQMEDCIYNVERVLSKREVQNAILTGIQLDLLAEKKLLEEPLQTIIAKDEGLYGVDEVLAFSIVNVYGSIGFTNYGYVDKQKPGILKSLNDKTSGHVHTFLDDIVGAIAAAASSRLAHRAEKTD